From the Roseofilum casamattae BLCC-M143 genome, the window CAGCCAAACCCACGGCAACCCCTTGCGGAAAATGCGATGTTTGTCTCTCTATTACTAAGGGAGCATCCTTAGACGTGATGGAGATGGATGCTGCCAGTCATACGGGGGTGGATAATATTCGCGAAATTATCGAGCGCGCCCAATTTGCACCGGTACAATGTCGTTACAAAGTTTATGCCATTGATGAATGTCATATGCTGAGTACGGCGGCATTTAATTCCTTATTAAAAACACTGGAAGAACCGCCCGATCGCGTCGTTTTTGTCCTGGCAACTACCGATCCGCAACGAGTTTTACCCACCATTATTTCTCGCTGTCAGCGCTTTGATTTTCGCCGCATTCCTTTAGAATCAATGGTCGCTCATTTACGTCATATTGCGACCGTAGAAGAAATAGCAATTAGCGATGAAGCCTTACGATTAGTCGCGCAAATTTCTCAGGGAGGATTGCGCGATGCGGAAAGTTTATTGGATCAACTGAGTTTATTAGTGGGTTCGGAAGGATTAACCGAAGTCAGTTCTGAGGAAGTTTGGGATTTAGTTGGTTCGGTTCCGGAACGAGATTTATTGCGGTTACTCGAAGCGATTATTGCCGCAGAACCTTCGGGTATTTTAGATGTGGCACAAGATATTCTCGATCGCGGTCGCGAACCCCTGACCTTACTCTACAACCTAACGCGATTTTACCGAGATTTGGCGATCGCGCGATCGGCTCCTCAACGACAAGATTTAGTCGCGCTCACTGCACCCACTTGGGCAACCTTAGTCGAACTGGCCAAACAGTTCCAGATGCCGCAAATATTAGCCGCGCAAACCCATTTAAAACAAAGCGAAAGTCAACTAAAAAATAGCACTCAACCGCGCTTGTGGTTAGAAGTCAGCTTATTAGGATTAGTCTCCGCGATTAATCCGCCAGCGCCACCCGCTCCCGTCCGCGCGCCAGCACCTATACCCACTCCTGCACCCTCAAAACCTCCCCAACCCAACCCTCCATCCAATAATGCTCCTCCCCTGCAACCGACGCCAACTCCAGCGCCAGCGGTCAACCTAACCCCAGTAACTCCAGCTCCCGCACCCGTTTCTGGGAATACCAATCAAAATTTAGAACAGCTTTGGCAAGCAACCATTGCAAACTTGAAACTAGAAGGAACAAAAGTCTTAATTTCTAAGTATTGTTGTTTGTTGCGATTTCAGGAAAATATTGTCTCTTTAGGAGTGAAGAAAAGAGGCGCGCAAAAATTAATTATGGGAGTACAGCCGCAACTACAAGAAGCATTTCAGAAAACATTAGGTCATTCCGTAACAATTAAGTTTCAGTTGCTCGATGGTAATGGGGAAACGGCGCCAGTTGTAGAAAATTTTGCTAGCACAAAAC encodes:
- a CDS encoding DNA polymerase III subunit gamma/tau — encoded protein: MTYEPLHHKYRPQTFAELVGQEAIAQTLSNALNRDRIAPAYLFTGPRGTGKTSSARILAKSLNCIQSAKPTATPCGKCDVCLSITKGASLDVMEMDAASHTGVDNIREIIERAQFAPVQCRYKVYAIDECHMLSTAAFNSLLKTLEEPPDRVVFVLATTDPQRVLPTIISRCQRFDFRRIPLESMVAHLRHIATVEEIAISDEALRLVAQISQGGLRDAESLLDQLSLLVGSEGLTEVSSEEVWDLVGSVPERDLLRLLEAIIAAEPSGILDVAQDILDRGREPLTLLYNLTRFYRDLAIARSAPQRQDLVALTAPTWATLVELAKQFQMPQILAAQTHLKQSESQLKNSTQPRLWLEVSLLGLVSAINPPAPPAPVRAPAPIPTPAPSKPPQPNPPSNNAPPLQPTPTPAPAVNLTPVTPAPAPVSGNTNQNLEQLWQATIANLKLEGTKVLISKYCCLLRFQENIVSLGVKKRGAQKLIMGVQPQLQEAFQKTLGHSVTIKFQLLDGNGETAPVVENFASTKPINPVGNNGGQKNSMARQLSNNDRERSPAARPPEQRAKREEDRERDRIHKAAESIAEFFQGELVPLPPELSQSLSQNLAENSSPNRSNSPPDDEEELPF